One segment of Segatella copri DNA contains the following:
- the rbr gene encoding rubrerythrin: MKELKGTKTEKNLQEAFAGESQARNKYTYFASKAKKDGFVQIANIFEETAANEKEHAKLWFKYLEGGAIQDTEKNLEAAANGEHYEWTDMYPRMAKEAREEGFNEIAAKFEMVAQIEKHHEERYRKLLKNVQDKLVFSRDGDCIWQCSNCGHIVVGKKAPEVCPVCNHPQSYFQIEAQNY; the protein is encoded by the coding sequence ATGAAGGAATTAAAAGGAACAAAGACAGAGAAGAACCTCCAGGAGGCTTTCGCTGGTGAGTCACAGGCTCGTAACAAATATACCTATTTTGCAAGCAAGGCAAAGAAGGACGGTTTTGTACAGATAGCCAACATCTTTGAGGAGACAGCTGCTAACGAGAAGGAGCACGCTAAGTTGTGGTTCAAGTATCTGGAGGGCGGTGCTATCCAGGATACAGAGAAGAACCTGGAAGCTGCTGCCAATGGTGAGCACTATGAGTGGACCGATATGTATCCACGCATGGCAAAGGAGGCTCGTGAAGAGGGCTTCAACGAGATTGCAGCTAAGTTTGAGATGGTTGCTCAGATTGAGAAGCATCATGAGGAGCGTTATCGCAAGCTCTTGAAGAACGTACAGGACAAGCTCGTCTTCTCTCGTGACGGCGACTGCATCTGGCAGTGCTCTAACTGCGGACATATCGTAGTAGGCAAGAAGGCTCCTGAGGTTTGCCCAGTCTGCAACCACCCACAGAGCTACTTCCAGATTGAAGCACAGAATTACTAA
- a CDS encoding site-specific integrase, with protein MKSTFSIIFYLKRQVVKKDGTVPVMGRITVDGTQAQFSCKTTANPDLWDTKGGRMIGKSMQALEVNRKLDKMRVSISKHYQEIMDRDNFVTADKVKNAFLGLEYRCHTLMKVYSQSRDEMEKQYKAGMKSLSTYTKYRIGCAYVGEFLQTHYHVKDIALKELSLPFITDYETFLRTDKHLKINSAMVFVRNLRAMVFRAIDNEWLVKDPFRRYEYKEEETTREFLSKEEIHLLMETPITRKKMSMVRDLFLFCCFTGLAFIDLYNLKEENIKEFFDEGEWIVIHRQKTGTEANIKLLDYPKQIMEKYRGLCEDGRVFPVPNYQSCMDSLKRLGKRCGITKPLSWHMSRHSFATSVCLSNGVPIETVSSMLGHKDIKTTQVYAKITKEKLSKDVEKLSQQINNIEEFTFGNVCNDNTNTINGRV; from the coding sequence ATGAAGAGTACATTTTCAATTATCTTCTACCTCAAAAGACAGGTAGTAAAGAAAGATGGTACTGTTCCAGTTATGGGACGTATCACAGTGGACGGAACACAGGCGCAGTTCAGTTGCAAGACAACTGCCAATCCAGATTTGTGGGACACCAAGGGCGGACGCATGATAGGTAAGAGTATGCAGGCTTTGGAGGTGAACCGTAAATTGGACAAGATGCGTGTGAGTATCAGCAAGCATTATCAGGAGATTATGGACAGGGACAACTTCGTCACTGCCGACAAGGTGAAGAACGCCTTTCTTGGCTTGGAGTATCGTTGCCATACACTGATGAAAGTCTATTCTCAAAGCCGTGATGAAATGGAAAAGCAATATAAGGCTGGCATGAAATCTTTGAGTACATACACGAAGTATAGAATCGGGTGTGCCTATGTGGGCGAGTTCTTGCAGACGCATTACCATGTGAAGGATATTGCTCTGAAAGAGTTATCGCTGCCTTTTATCACAGACTACGAGACTTTTCTCAGAACCGACAAGCACTTGAAGATAAACTCTGCGATGGTGTTTGTCCGCAATCTCCGTGCAATGGTATTCCGTGCCATAGATAATGAATGGCTCGTAAAAGACCCTTTCAGACGATATGAGTACAAGGAAGAAGAGACGACAAGAGAGTTTCTGAGCAAAGAAGAGATTCACCTGTTGATGGAAACACCTATCACAAGAAAGAAGATGAGTATGGTGCGTGACTTGTTCCTGTTCTGTTGTTTTACAGGTCTCGCTTTCATTGATCTGTACAACTTGAAGGAAGAGAACATCAAGGAATTTTTCGATGAAGGTGAATGGATCGTTATCCATCGACAGAAGACTGGAACGGAAGCCAACATCAAGTTGCTTGATTATCCCAAGCAGATTATGGAAAAATACCGTGGATTGTGTGAAGACGGCAGGGTGTTTCCTGTACCCAACTACCAAAGTTGTATGGATTCGCTCAAAAGACTGGGCAAAAGATGTGGTATCACCAAGCCGCTGTCCTGGCACATGAGCCGTCATTCGTTCGCAACCTCGGTTTGCCTCTCCAACGGAGTTCCAATAGAAACCGTGAGTTCAATGCTTGGTCACAAGGACATAAAGACAACCCAGGTGTATGCCAAGATTACCAAGGAGAAATTGAGCAAAGACGTGGAAAAGTTGTCTCAGCAGATTAATAACATTGAGGAATTCACGTTTGGAAATGTTTGCAACGATAATACTAACACTATAAATGGCAGAGTATGA
- a CDS encoding helix-turn-helix domain-containing protein has product MNMNQLLTHESKSIDTAMQSLKKANNWLSSFIESYSPPLNGERYLTDKELSEHLKLSRRTLQEYRKQGILPYIILCGKTLYPESEIQALLTGNYRKPIIDGTVS; this is encoded by the coding sequence ATGAACATGAACCAACTTCTTACGCATGAGAGCAAGTCGATAGACACCGCCATGCAATCCTTGAAGAAAGCCAACAACTGGCTATCTTCATTCATCGAGTCCTACAGCCCACCTTTGAACGGGGAGCGATACCTCACCGACAAGGAACTCTCCGAGCATTTGAAGCTTAGTCGCCGCACCTTGCAGGAATATCGCAAGCAAGGCATTTTGCCCTACATTATATTATGTGGCAAAACCCTCTATCCGGAATCCGAGATACAAGCACTTCTCACTGGTAATTACCGCAAGCCGATAATCGACGGCACTGTTTCATAA
- a CDS encoding Na+/H+ antiporter NhaC family protein: MIGTAWSLLPPIVAIALALKTKEVYSSLFIGIILGAVQYCISMGTGFDGFLVHLTNHTVSEGDEAKAYGLIHCLSDPWNVGILVFLVVLGSIVSLMNKAGGSAAFGRWASKHVHSKVGVQIATILLGILIFIDDYFNCLTVGSVMRPIAVRNGVTKEKLAYLIDSTAAPVCIISPISSWAAAVSGFVSGGENGLALFCKAIPFNFYAFFTILFMFGIVILGFDFKAMSKYDARLKEWYERTNGGKLDEVSDTKLQIVEHGVGAKQEEDSKNKGTVSDLVIPIIMLIIFCMAGMVYSGGFFDADNANYLNFVDSFAASNASVGLVIGSLASLILTIMMFTIRKTLPFDEAMSSLIKGFEAMVPAILILTLAWTLKSMTDSLGAAEYVSSVVASSASELQMLLPGIIFLVAGFLAFATGTSWGTFGILIPICIAVFPGADPLRIISISACMAGAVCGDHISPISDTTIMASAGAECKHVHHVSSQLPYALTVAGVSFLTFIVAGFTHTLGMVTSAIISWIFGVAMLGFALYYLNKRQKGK, encoded by the coding sequence ATGATTGGGACCGCATGGTCGTTACTGCCTCCTATCGTCGCCATCGCTCTGGCGCTGAAGACAAAGGAGGTCTATTCTTCTCTTTTTATCGGTATCATACTGGGTGCCGTTCAATATTGCATTTCGATGGGAACAGGTTTCGACGGATTCCTCGTTCACCTTACCAATCATACCGTAAGCGAAGGCGATGAAGCCAAAGCTTACGGCTTGATACATTGCCTCTCCGATCCCTGGAATGTAGGCATTCTGGTATTCCTGGTGGTGTTGGGCAGCATCGTTTCACTGATGAACAAGGCGGGAGGTTCGGCAGCTTTCGGCCGTTGGGCTTCCAAGCATGTACACTCGAAGGTTGGCGTACAGATTGCTACCATCCTGCTCGGCATTCTGATATTCATCGACGATTACTTCAACTGCCTTACCGTGGGTTCGGTGATGCGTCCTATCGCTGTGCGCAACGGTGTTACCAAGGAGAAGCTGGCTTATCTCATCGATTCTACAGCCGCTCCAGTCTGCATCATCTCCCCTATCTCGAGTTGGGCAGCTGCGGTATCGGGCTTCGTATCGGGCGGAGAGAACGGACTGGCGCTTTTCTGCAAGGCGATACCTTTTAATTTCTACGCATTCTTTACCATCCTCTTTATGTTTGGCATCGTGATACTGGGCTTCGACTTCAAGGCGATGAGCAAGTATGATGCAAGACTGAAGGAATGGTACGAGCGAACCAATGGCGGGAAGCTCGATGAGGTGAGCGATACCAAACTGCAGATTGTTGAGCACGGTGTGGGAGCCAAACAGGAAGAGGATTCCAAGAACAAGGGAACCGTGAGCGACCTGGTGATTCCAATCATCATGCTGATTATCTTCTGCATGGCGGGCATGGTATATTCGGGCGGATTCTTCGATGCCGATAATGCCAACTATCTCAACTTTGTGGATTCCTTTGCTGCGAGCAATGCCTCTGTAGGCTTGGTAATCGGTTCATTGGCTTCCCTGATTCTTACCATCATGATGTTTACCATTCGCAAGACCTTGCCTTTCGATGAGGCGATGAGTAGTCTCATCAAGGGTTTTGAGGCGATGGTACCAGCCATTCTGATTCTTACTTTGGCATGGACGCTGAAGAGTATGACCGACTCGCTGGGTGCGGCAGAATATGTATCATCGGTTGTAGCGAGCAGTGCCTCAGAACTTCAGATGCTTCTTCCGGGCATCATCTTCCTGGTAGCAGGCTTTCTGGCATTTGCAACGGGTACCTCCTGGGGAACCTTCGGTATTCTGATTCCTATCTGCATCGCCGTATTCCCTGGTGCTGATCCTTTGCGCATCATTTCTATCTCGGCATGTATGGCTGGTGCGGTATGTGGCGACCATATCTCTCCTATCAGCGATACCACCATCATGGCGAGTGCAGGAGCGGAATGCAAGCATGTACATCATGTATCATCACAGTTGCCTTACGCCCTGACTGTAGCCGGTGTGAGTTTCCTCACCTTCATTGTGGCGGGATTCACTCATACGCTGGGTATGGTAACGAGTGCCATCATCTCGTGGATATTCGGTGTTGCCATGCTTGGTTTTGCTTTATATTATTTAAATAAGCGCCAAAAAGGTAAATAG
- the mutY gene encoding A/G-specific adenine glycosylase: MNSFSAVIIRWFREYGRELPWRETKDPYAIWLSEIILQQTRIAQGWEYWERFMKTYPKVEDLAAASEDDVLKLWQGLGYYSRARNLHTAARQIVELGHFPDTLEGIKALKGVGDYTAAAIGSFAFDILAAVVDGNVYRVLSRYFGIDTPINSTQGKKEFAALAQSLLPASSAQQLSDTALSPVAAYNQGMMDFGAIQCTPQSPKCLVCPLAETCEALRTGRVEELPVKNKTLKVKTRHLSYIYIRCKGEVAIHRRGEGDIWQGLWEPYNASDAPQLPAFVHNPLLLAKDVKHVLTHRILLADFYLQETETRPLLPDDYIWVKEDEVEQYGVPRLIEIMLEMVQAKS; the protein is encoded by the coding sequence ATGAATAGTTTTTCGGCTGTCATTATCCGTTGGTTTCGTGAGTATGGTAGGGAATTGCCTTGGCGCGAAACCAAGGATCCTTATGCCATCTGGCTGAGCGAAATCATCCTTCAGCAAACCCGCATCGCACAGGGATGGGAATATTGGGAGCGGTTCATGAAGACCTATCCCAAGGTTGAAGACTTGGCTGCTGCCAGCGAGGATGATGTCTTGAAACTCTGGCAGGGATTGGGGTATTACTCGCGAGCCCGCAACCTTCATACTGCTGCCAGACAGATAGTAGAGCTCGGTCATTTCCCTGATACGCTTGAAGGTATCAAAGCCCTGAAAGGGGTGGGTGATTATACTGCTGCAGCCATCGGTTCTTTTGCATTTGATATTCTGGCGGCAGTAGTAGATGGCAATGTGTACCGGGTTCTTTCACGTTACTTCGGAATAGATACTCCTATCAACTCAACGCAGGGGAAAAAGGAGTTTGCTGCGTTGGCTCAATCACTCTTGCCTGCTTCGTCTGCTCAGCAACTTTCTGATACAGCATTATCGCCTGTTGCTGCCTATAACCAGGGTATGATGGATTTCGGAGCTATCCAGTGCACTCCTCAATCTCCAAAATGTCTTGTCTGTCCGCTTGCCGAAACCTGTGAGGCGTTGAGGACTGGAAGGGTAGAGGAGTTGCCGGTGAAGAACAAGACACTGAAGGTGAAAACGCGCCATCTCTCCTATATATATATAAGGTGTAAAGGCGAAGTGGCTATCCACCGTCGCGGCGAGGGTGATATCTGGCAAGGATTGTGGGAACCATATAACGCATCAGATGCTCCGCAACTGCCTGCCTTTGTCCATAATCCTCTTCTCCTGGCTAAGGATGTGAAGCATGTACTTACCCATCGCATCCTCCTTGCCGACTTCTATCTGCAGGAAACAGAAACCCGCCCCCTGCTCCCTGATGATTATATCTGGGTGAAAGAGGACGAGGTAGAACAGTATGGTGTTCCAAGGTTGATAGAAATCATGTTGGAAATGGTTCAAGCTAAATCATAA
- a CDS encoding mechanosensitive ion channel family protein translates to MEEIRKFVDEMITWAGVTGDFVPMLRHILLTITAILLAMLSDFLCRKILVPLISKITDKTDITWDDVLLNKKVLTSACHIVPAVVIWSLMPLIYLEYPIFKEILERATGIYIVVMSVRTALVFIGSFKGLEDSQERRSSAQQYFHTFCGVLRVLMLFVAAVVVIAILLGKNPMTLFAGLGATSAVLMLVFKDTITGLAAGVRLTSNDMLHKGDWITVKSVDANGIVEDMSLTTVKVRNFDNTIVTISPITLVNGSFQNWIGMQKSGGRRVKRVVYFDFRSVRLVDETLKCTLLTKHFATEDSFKLKESLQKAIDKDIQEGKDIEDLKNPAALAPTNLQLYRKFMEKYLRQRPEVNTDLTLMVRHMEATQCGLPIEFYFFIKDKVWVNYEHILADIMEHAYALANEFDLKIYEQYPEQ, encoded by the coding sequence ATGGAGGAAATTCGTAAGTTTGTAGATGAAATGATAACATGGGCAGGAGTCACCGGTGATTTTGTGCCCATGCTGCGCCATATCTTGCTCACCATTACAGCCATTCTCTTGGCGATGCTGAGCGATTTTCTTTGTCGCAAGATACTGGTTCCGCTCATCAGTAAGATTACTGATAAGACGGACATCACTTGGGATGATGTGCTGCTGAACAAGAAGGTGCTCACCTCGGCTTGCCATATTGTGCCGGCTGTGGTGATATGGTCGCTCATGCCGCTGATTTATCTGGAGTATCCGATATTCAAGGAGATATTGGAGCGGGCTACGGGCATCTATATCGTGGTGATGTCGGTGCGTACGGCTCTGGTCTTCATCGGGTCTTTCAAAGGATTGGAGGATTCTCAGGAACGACGCTCGTCGGCTCAGCAGTATTTCCATACTTTCTGCGGTGTTCTCAGGGTATTGATGCTCTTCGTGGCTGCTGTGGTGGTGATTGCCATCCTGCTAGGCAAAAACCCGATGACCCTCTTTGCCGGTTTGGGTGCTACCTCGGCAGTCCTGATGCTGGTCTTTAAGGATACCATCACGGGATTGGCGGCTGGTGTGCGTCTTACCAGCAATGATATGTTGCATAAGGGCGACTGGATTACGGTGAAGTCGGTGGATGCCAATGGTATCGTTGAGGATATGTCACTCACGACCGTGAAGGTGCGCAACTTTGATAACACCATCGTTACCATTTCGCCTATTACCCTGGTGAATGGTTCGTTCCAGAACTGGATTGGTATGCAGAAGAGTGGTGGACGAAGAGTGAAGCGCGTGGTTTACTTCGATTTCCGTAGTGTCCGTCTGGTGGATGAGACATTAAAATGCACTCTGCTTACCAAGCATTTCGCCACCGAAGATTCGTTTAAGTTGAAGGAGTCGTTGCAGAAGGCGATAGATAAAGATATACAAGAAGGGAAGGATATTGAGGATTTAAAGAATCCTGCAGCCCTTGCTCCTACCAATCTCCAGCTTTACCGTAAATTCATGGAGAAGTATCTGCGCCAGCGTCCGGAGGTCAATACCGATCTCACATTGATGGTGCGCCACATGGAAGCCACGCAATGCGGTCTTCCTATCGAGTTCTATTTCTTCATTAAGGATAAGGTATGGGTGAATTATGAGCACATTCTCGCCGATATCATGGAGCATGCCTATGCCTTGGCGAATGAATTCGATCTGAAGATTTATGAGCAATATCCGGAACAGTAA